The following is a genomic window from Carassius carassius chromosome 24, fCarCar2.1, whole genome shotgun sequence.
TTCTTAGAGATTTTGGGCTATCTGGCTTTTTGTAACGGGTggtttcagactagtggaaagaaaacatgcaaaattgCAAATACACTTTTAAGTGAATATTGCATTGCAGTTCATGTAGATTTCCGTCACAATAGATATTTCATGCCTGATTCTATACATTTACTTCCCTTCAAACGTGAAATTTCTTTTTATAttgactgataaaaaaaaagatatacaaatttccctctttaaaaacatttaacactAATACGAAAGAAGAATTTTTAATGAGGCTTTCTCCAGTGTTTTTAATGTATGTTCTGTAAATGTatgcacatttgtttatttaataggtTAATGCCTCATGTGCATATTTAAACCTAACATTTCACAACACttgaaatacaaaaaatgtaatcaatcaactggagaAAAATAGTGATTtctattgtaaaaaaattttttttaccctattcacctAGTGTCTTGCCTTCATATTCCACAAGACAAAATTGTTCACATGCCGTTGTTTATTTTCATGTGTTTCTTCCTCAAGCATCAATGACTGTTTGTATCAGTTTTGAATGCTAAAGCAGCCCACTGTTCTTGATGAACATCATCCAAGTTCTTTggtttcccagcatgctctgcacaTTTGAGTTCTTCCCCACAGTGGCTATACAGTGCTGATCTCCAGCTCTGACACTCGGAACAATTGAGGGACTCATGCAGCTTTCACAAAAGGTGGCAAACAATCATTGACGCTCAAGAAGACAACAGAGTGTTACAAACTCGATGTATGCAAACTTCTGAACGGGATAAATTATTTGTGTAAATCTTTTAGTATATGGCATCTTAAGGGcagtactaaaaataaaaaaaatcttttttcatTCTAAGCCCCTTCTAAACAGATTCTGCTTGGGGTTTGTAAACATGAGCACAACTGTATTTATCTGGTATTTGTGCATTAGATAATTTACGTTGGGTAAGAGAAATATGTTTGGAAAAATAAACTGGTGTCTTTGTGCAGCATTACATTAAACACCAGCCGTAGTCCTCACTAAAATCTCTGTAGTACAAGTGGCTCTGTTATATTTTATCTACACAGGCTGTTCAAAGGTTAATAATGCTCTGTAAAATAATTTCCCAGCATGCACAACCAAAAAGGAAGCAAGAACAACGGTTGAACTGCAACGGTTTAACAACAccacataattactgaaaaaaagaagCAGAAACAGAAATGATTCACAGTGGTTCTTAATATTAAACTTCACGTTAGACAACACATTCTTGCTAAACCTGTCAGACTCTAAACCGGACCACTTTTCATTGTGAATCTGTAGTCGTACGTTGTGACCACTCCCCCTTCTCGATCAGAATGGTATTTTTGCACGGGCAGTTATTATTTTGGATTAGGCATAATAATAGTACCCTCGTCATTCTGAATTATAGTGGAACTTGCCAGTTTAAATGATTTGAATGCAGATGATGAGACCGTTCTGAtatgcatttgaaatatatctgtaTTTCTTCTGAGCTGCTCTTACATGCACTAAATCCTGTCAATAgggtgtgtaaatatatttttgtattttcataacCGTATGCATCAGTATAGGCAAAGCAAAATGCTGTACAACTAATCTATATGAATTAATTTCCCTATTTGATTGTGATAACCCAAATTTTTGGCTATGTATTTTCTGAAGAGCTTTCAGATTTTGGGCATCAATAACAtcacactttatttaattttctactGGGATGACACCTTATGCAATATTACAAACTAGCAAGTAGGCTATTAGAGACTATTACAATATTTTCAGAATTGCTTataaagtgaaatatatttaatgatatgCTTATGGTAGTCAGTCTTTATTATATATCTCCCTAAATGTCAATAAATATAGTCTTATtcctatcaaataaataatacttaaaaaagttTTGCTGTGATTGGCTGTATAAAGTCTTTAACAGTTAAAATGTCTCCCTTTAAAAGCCTGTATTGAATAATATCTCGCTCTGAATACTTCCACAGCTCCTTCTTCATTGATTCAGGCTACATTCTTTGAAGTATATCATCACTCTATTAGAAGTTGTGACATTTGGTtaagaaacaaaacatttgaattgCTGCATTTTCTAATAGGGAAAGTTGTTACTGCTTTTGTTCTCAAAAGGGGCTTTAATCTGGTAAATACAATGTGCATGGCTTTTAACTATTCTTAGGGTTGTCAACCATTCAGAAGCATTTTTGTAACAGTGCATTTTAGGATAAGggttaacttattttatttagacAGTTCTTGCTGTTTCCTGCATACTGTGACCTAGTGACCTTAAAAGAGGCAGGAGAACGAAATGTGGTATATAGACAGACAACTGTTGTTCTGAATCAGATTCTAAAATTCAAGCTATTAAGGTTTGCATAATTGATTCTATTTCTCAAAATGGTTTTggttttcatatatataaatgacCGAAATGCACAAACATACATTCCTTCAGTGGACGTGCTTCTGTCCCTGATCAGTGCTGGGGATTTGAAGAACCAGAAATGAAGGCAAGAAAACGCCATCGTATCGTCCCttcattttaaagtaaattaaaatactaTTTCGATTTAGAAATACCACTACGTGACTAGTTCAAAATATGCTATCCGTGCAACCGACTAACCCAAAATATAACCTAAGTGCAAAAATAACGATAGTATTTGCCACTTGAGTTCATTGTTGAGAAATTTTTTTCACATGCTTTTCGATTGCAAATGCTGTTTGCTTGCTTAAAAATAAGGTGCTTTTAAGAGCTTTAATTTAAGTCTTTTCAGTTTTGTATCTCAAATCTGAGAGTTACTTAAAGGGacttgaaatatatttgatttaaacaaAGTACCTTAATACACTAACgcttataaaatacaaaaacaagagcaaaaCAAGGCGCTAATGCAGCCATAATACATAAATTCAGATGAAGCAAACAAAATATATCTGCTGTAACAGTCAAAAGTTTTTCAGAACCAATATCTAAGATGCTAATGGCTCAAAGGTAAATCGTTATAGTAAGTTAAATACAATCACAGGCTTACCCTAGCATATCTTCTAACACCGCGCACATGTGGCAATGGCGCGCAGAGGCTCGATGGGGGAAAAACTGACCCATTTCAATCTGAGTGCATTTTCAGTGGCTCCGTTCTTTTGTAGTGGCCTTCTagcaaggggaaaaaaagatagTTTCCCAACCTCAGAACACTCTAATCCCCTATCCCGAAATCCCCCAGCCTGCAATGAGACAGGCAGTGGGTGTGTAATTTGATTCAGCATGAGCGGACACCAAATTGGGCGTTTCTCCCCCTGCTTTCTTGTCATTTACAATTGTCTGATTTCACTGTGGAGTTCAAAGTTGTTCTCCGATTGGCTGCTCGTGACCGTGTACTGGCAGGCCTGTCTCGAGGGGGTCACGGCAGGATGTCCCGCTCATGAAGGAAGACTCCATGGAAACTTCGACGGCCTGTCTCTGGTGCACATTAAACGAGAAATCTCAGAAGAAAAATGCTTTAGGTCTATCTAGTCACACTCTCTACTCAGAACGGCCAGCTTTTCTCTTTGAATTTTTTTCCACCCCATGGCAGGACAAAAGAGGCCCCTTTTCTCCCCAATGGGAATACCAGAACGAGAGCGGGCAAGCGATCAACAGGAGGGGCCCCAGCTGCACCTAGTTTAGACCCGTGCGGCGTCTCCGTCCTCATTCACGCCACTGTACGCCACCCCTCCTTCCTACAGCAGTTGCTTTGCACCTGGACTCTGATGTATGGCTAATTATCAGCTCCTCCTAGGGCAGGCCATGTCGGGGCGCTCCGGGGATTGTACCACCACTGCGACAAAACAATACACTCACTGGGAGGAGATCTGGAGTTATTACAGCGAATGAGCGGTTTGTAGATTTAGAGCACAGTCATCCCCCGACAAGCCAGACTCTCAGAAAATACATAAAACTTCATCTAAAGTACGATATGCAGCACCTGCCTCAGCACAGACGGACAGTCAGAGGACGCTTTGCACCTCGGGAATGGGTGATTTACATAGTACGGTAGCTCGGAGTCTTGCTTGCTTTTATCTATTTGGTCTATTCAGGATCAGATTACAGACCCCCTCCCCTCATTTGCCCCCTCTGCTTTTTTTGTTCTTCATCTTATGCCTTATGCTCAGCCTTCTACTAAATAACTGTGAGAAAGAAAAATTCATAAACATACTGACTGAGTgcagaaaaaagaataaaaacgtTACTGAAAGAACCCGGGAAAGTCCTCTTGAAAACAGAATGCTGGATGAATTCCAAGGTTTTTTTGAGCTGACCAATCAGTTTGCTCAAATAGTTTTTTTCGTATTGTACCTAATAAGACCGTTTTAGATACATCACATAACAGGCTCACTGgagcagaaacaaaacaaaatgaataaaaagaaactcCCTGTTTTACTCGTCAATTACCCGTTCAATTTGATTTACAAAGCAGACACTACATAATTGTCGTTTAGAATATGATCCAAATTTAAAGCCATCAGGTTGTACATATCAGCCCCTATTTCTATACCATCTATTCTGTATAGACATCTAAAaatgtaatgttgttgttgttttttttgtaacaatcaCTTTACATCAGTTTTAAGGTGCAAAGATTTAAGATTCTAGTTTGCCTTAAAAAAACTATACTCCAATCTTAGGAAATAAACTTGtaatgatattttttatataataataaaccttCCCAGCAAAGGAAAAGTGTAAAATGTTCACATTATTTCTTCTGTTACCATCCACACACACCATGTGGAAAAAAACAGCAccagtaaaataattaaataaactaaaagaaACCAACATGCTAAGAACTACGTTCTTTCcatttttaaagaaacttttataaaatatatatgtatatatgtgtacatataaaagaaaaatctgaaaatacttcttcctctttttttttagtaaaccaagCAGTGTGTTCTAAAATATTTGCttgttttggttttgtgttttctgaaaaataaaaaagtgaatactgaccaaataaaaaaagattaaaagtgAACTGATTCTACAGAGTAAAAACGAaccacaaaataacaaaaacaaagcaaagcaaacaacaacaaaaaacaacaacgactTTTTAGGAGAATATCCGGATGGCCTGTGTGACCAGGGTGTGGCAGACAGGACACTCCGGATGGTTTAGCTCACAAATTCGGATGGCACACTCCATGCAGAAGAGGTTATGACCACACGGGACCAGAGCGGCGGTCACTTTGCTCTCAAAACAGGTCATGCACTCTCGAGCCACGGCAGGCGGAGAATCCGGCACGGGGAGACGTCCGGTGAATGTGGCTGTGACAGCGGTGGGCTCACTGTGGGCGCGGCGCGCCTGGGCGTGAGGAGACCCGACAGCGTTGGAGTTTCCAGTGCCGCATGGTTCAGGCAGTCCCGGCGACAGTCTGGTCAGAGGAAGAGGCAGGCCTCCAAAGCTTTTGGAGCGCTGCTGGGCGTAGTAAGCCACCTGTTTGGGATAGTCGGGATCGCCCCAGCTTTGAGTGCCCTCAGATCCGAAGTAGGAGCATGGCTTGTCCCCACTGCCATGGTTGGTAAAGTCACCTTTACTGTAAATCCCACTTCCTCCTCCTCCACTACTTCCGACCATGGCGTCTGAGAAATTCTGGCGGTAGCTGCTGGCAAGCGGTTTGCGCGGGGCCCCCTGTAGCCCCCACACCTGCTGCAGGCGGCTCTCCAGACCCCCGTTGCCGCTGTCAGGTCCCAAGCAGTCGTTCTCATTGTTGTGGTCATGCAGGCCACCCGTGCGGAAGGCAATGTGCGCCTCAATTTCTTCCTTTGCCCGTTCTGCGTTCCCAGGGGAGCCGGTGATCTCAAAGACAGGGTCACGGTCACGGCTCGGAGTCACGATGTAAGTGCACGTTTGCTGCTGGATGCGTTTTATAGTCGAGCCTTTCGGTCCAACCACCAAACCCACGACGCGGTAGGGAACCCGCACCTGTATGGTGGTCTGGCCAGGTAACGGTGCAGGAGGCGATCCACTGAAAGAGACGCCCAACTTGTTCCTGGAGGCCCGCAGCATGGAGAAGTGCTCCGCAGCTGAGATGATTTCACGTCTGGCCAGGGCCACATCCTCTTTGCGGCCGGTGATGAGGAAGACTGGTTCTTCGCCTCGGACGGGGGTCTTGATGTAGGTGTTTGTCTTTGCACGCAAAGCTTTGATTTTGCAACCTGTTGAGGGGAGAAGGAGtattataataatagtataacTAATATCTGTAAGATAATACTTATTTTGCTTGTTTGTCTCCAGGTCAAAAGGTCACCCATGCTCAGAATCTGCAGCAGAACAACTCATTCGCAAAGGTCTTTGTGTTGAgtgtcatttaaacattttgactgTTTTCAGTTCTCAGTAAATGTATAGTACTGTTTATTCTATTCAATTTAAACAcaatttattatgtttaaattgaTCATGTTTCATAATTTTACCatgattatacataaaaaaaattctgcagaTTCATTGCAAAAGTCAGCAGATTCCGTCTGGGCCTGCccatgcttttttttctattgtaacCTATTTCGTaaccaaaatataattttttgattATAAAAAGGAcacttttttgccatttttttttagaaactttattaaaatataaattttctgaaaaaaaaaaaaatctattgccTGGCAATTTATTTGTACAAAATATACTTTTGATGATAAAAATGAGAATTATCTTgcagtttgttttatttgattacaCCCACTTGACCTTATTCATAGACAGAATAAATATCTGTGTTAATCTATCTTTCTGTGTCATTTCTTTTCAGAAAACTATTGATTGAAGAATGCACAATGAAATTTCTTCTGCTCGTGTTTAATGAATGTAGCCCAAAGTGAATTTGGAAATGACTCTTCTCTGCTGTGGTAAATGTACAAATCGATTAAAAcaatgacttttttttccttacaCTGTATGCATTACACTACCATTCTGCTGTTTCATTCATAATatagaaaaaaatgtgtttgcttttaattatttagcataatAAATCCCATTAACATTTTCCATTCTGTGTTGATGTATCCTatcaaaaaaaatacaatagcGCTTAAAAATCACTGTTGTCTGAATGGCGCCTCCTCAGCAACAGTGCCATGTGTTGACTGACAGATGCAAACACTATGATATTCAGCACCAAAGcccaaattaaaatgtttcagatgTAAATTTCCCAACTATTCTGCAGATGGAGTTGACTCGAGGACAAAGCAAGCACTCAAAATCCCCCATAAAGTTATTGTTGAGATATGAATTCATGACAAGGTGTGGTGTTCCACGGCATCTGCCTCCTGTTCAGCACCAGAGTATTTATTAGCACCTCAGTGGTGTCTTATCAAGAGTGGGGTGGCTTTCTCCGCCCAGGGGCATGTTCAGTGGATAGATCTCTGCACACTGGTTTCATGCCTCATTGTGTATGGCAGAAGCTaaaaaaataacctggatggACTGTCTAGCACTGACAGCGGGGAGCACAGATTCCCTCCCGCCGCTGAATCGTCGCTCTCGCTGCATGGCAGCCACTGCAGGTGAACAAAGCACTGGAACCATACAGCTCAAAATTCCAACTAATGGCGATTACAAGGATACATAAGtgtgctgcttttttttcttgacaTCACTCTTGCTTGTTATTATGAGGGCAAATGGATATATCTATtcataaaaatgcaattaaattaacCTTATAAAGGCCAAACGAATGCCACAGGATGTGGCAGTACTATCAGTGACTAATGAGGTAAAGACCCCATTTCGAATCCTCTTAATCAGCAATTTCCAATCCACATGCTCACTGCATCCCAAATTAGAGCCATTTGGATTCTGAAAACACGCAGGCCACTTTACAACTCAACAAAGTCGGCATATGCATGGAACTCACTTGCTGGGACATTTATTAGTGCATAATTCATCTGGGTGAGATATTAGGCTCCTAACAAATGGACAGCAGAGGCTTCCTGGCCCCGTGCTTTGAGTGCAGGGCTGCTGTACTGGTAGACGGGGCGTGACTCATATACAGTCTTTATAGTCTGTCTCTCCAGGACCAAATGCAACATGGCTTTCCAGGATACTGGAAATGTATCACGAAGTGGCTTCTTAATGGCAATAAGACAACAGGGTCAGCAAAGTGATCCAACAACACGCAATTGCCTCCTCAACTTATTCCAAATATCATCACACATTCAAAATGCAACTTTTTCGCCAAATCACGTTTATATAGCTCTGCCCTCAAAGCAGACAAGGACTTTTACTTCTTTGTCTGACCACGCTGTCAAATTTCATCACTTTTAGACGCTCACGACACATTCGGACATCAGTGATGGACTAAAGTTACCCGACAAGTCCTCTTTGTCTGAGGTAGCCCGACAAAACAACGTGGTTCTGCATATGAAAGCCCCCAGGAACTACAGAGGCGCGCGAAGGAGCGAACGACACAATGTATCCAGTCAACAAAGACCGTTGACTGTTACACTGTATCCAGCGAGCGCACACGCGTTccattttctgttttttaaaaaGCAGAATTACGCGCGCTCAGACGACAAAGGGAAAGCAGCGTGCTGACATTGAACGCGTGGATGTGGAATAACGCCTTTGTTCTCGTACCCGCTGATAAGTTTGCTTAAAGCTAAGAGGAAATGCCCATGTATATGCCATCTACGCGAAACAGAGTGCTGAATTGTGGCTAAAACAGACACGTTAAAAGCAACACCACTCCCTTTTTCTTTGTTAAGACAGCTCCACACTTAGTTTGAGCTGCGCACCCAGGAGAACGAGTTGAAAAGCATGTGAAAGTGCACATTGTTGTTTTTACCTTGCCTCCCCACTATTTCGGCCACATGTTCGGAGCTTGGCACGGGGACGCACTCCGTTATGTTGCAGCCCCGTCCTTTGGTTTCGGTGGGCGAGCTGTCGTACAAGGCGCATAACTTGTTCTTCCCTTGTAACATCCCAGATTCGGCTTGGATGTGATTGTGGTGGTTATTGTTACTCCTGTCTTGAACTCCTCCACCTCCACCCGCAGGAGCCCCGTCCTCGCCCTCTCCAAGACCCAGCAGCGACAGTTGGCCCAGCGCAACTCTAAGGGCACGGGaatcgtcctcctcctcctcgggCGGCACCAGGAGGCCCTCGCTGCCGAAGCAGGAGCCGGCCAAATCCCCGCCGTAGCCCCCATTTTTCTCCATGATCCCTGCTAGAACCAGCAAGCTAGGCATGGCTAACAAAAGAGTGTGAGACAAAGACACTGGTAAGAGACTGGAAGAACAGCACACTCGCCGCCACCCCGCCCCCTCTTGGTCCTAGTCCCCCCTATGCGCTAGTCCCTCCCACAGACCTGCCCCCTCTCCGGTTCTGAAATGCACAAGGCAAACGGGACACAAGGATGTCTGCGTCGAGAGGGGCCAGGCGAAGCGATGCTCCACCCCGTCTGGTTCACTCAGTCCCCGCCTATGGCAAGCCGTTGCTGCATATATTCCCTAGAatcaatcttttatttttatttttatttttttaactagtaTGCAGACTgtgcagaatgattttttttaacaaaaagatATTGTTTAATTCATGTTGAAAAAGCATaaacaaaatgttaa
Proteins encoded in this region:
- the mex3a gene encoding RNA-binding protein MEX3B, whose amino-acid sequence is MPSLLVLAGIMEKNGGYGGDLAGSCFGSEGLLVPPEEEEDDSRALRVALGQLSLLGLGEGEDGAPAGGGGGVQDRSNNNHHNHIQAESGMLQGKNKLCALYDSSPTETKGRGCNITECVPVPSSEHVAEIVGRQGCKIKALRAKTNTYIKTPVRGEEPVFLITGRKEDVALARREIISAAEHFSMLRASRNKLGVSFSGSPPAPLPGQTTIQVRVPYRVVGLVVGPKGSTIKRIQQQTCTYIVTPSRDRDPVFEITGSPGNAERAKEEIEAHIAFRTGGLHDHNNENDCLGPDSGNGGLESRLQQVWGLQGAPRKPLASSYRQNFSDAMVGSSGGGGSGIYSKGDFTNHGSGDKPCSYFGSEGTQSWGDPDYPKQVAYYAQQRSKSFGGLPLPLTRLSPGLPEPCGTGNSNAVGSPHAQARRAHSEPTAVTATFTGRLPVPDSPPAVARECMTCFESKVTAALVPCGHNLFCMECAIRICELNHPECPVCHTLVTQAIRIFS